The genomic region CACAATGAGCGATTGATTACTAAGGCATTACAGCAGTACAAAGGCGATACAAGTCAAGTAACAGTTGCAACGAAGGGCGGCTTGATGCGACCCAATGGCGATTGGACGCGCAATGGTAATCCAAAACATTTACGCCAGACAATTCAAGTTAGCTTTGAGGTGTTAGGTGGAAATAAACCAATTGATGTTTGGCAATATCACTCGCCTGATCCGGACTACACTATTGAGGAAGCATTAATACCTGCTAAAGAAGCTGTGGAAGTAGGTAAGATTCGCTTTGTTGGTGTATCTAACTTTTCAGTAGAACAAATCAAGCAAGCGCGGGATGTTGTGGAGATTGTCTCAGTACAGAATCAATACAATCCTTGGCATCGTCAACCAGAATTTGATGGAGTTTTAGAATACTGTGAGCAGGAAGGTTTGATGTTTCTACCTTGGAGTCCACTCGGTGGAAGTCGTCGCGTTAGTCGTTTAGAAGATATACCAGCGATCGCCCATCTCGCCAAAGAAAAAGATGTATCAGTTTACGCAATTGTCTTGGCGTGGTTACGTGCTAAGTCGCCGTGTATTGTGCCCATTCCTGGTGCGAGTAAAGTTGCAAGTATAGAAGATTCGGTGCGATCGCTCAATGTAACTCTATCAGCAAGTGAAATTCAGCAAGTAGACCAAGCTTCGACTTAAAGGATCTGGAAAGGGGAATTCCCTTTTCCTAGTTTACAGTTCTCCAAAGCTATAAATTTTTTGGGTTTCTAACTGATTGCAAACTGTCGAAGGTGATTGATTGACATCTAACTTTTGCCGATCTAACTGTACTTGCAAATTAGCTAAAGGATCGCTACCTGAAGCGACTAAAAATTCTAGTTGGCGAATGTAGGGCAAAGTAACTAAATCATCCAAAATATGCGCGATCGCTTCTACATAAGGATGACTACCATTATGATACCAGTCCGGTGCAGCAACATTAGCTTGGTCTAATCCTAAATGAACTGTCAATGAAGGTTTGCCAAAAAGAGCGATCGCCACTGGTCTTGCTTCTTCTTGTAGCAATAAGTTGTGCGTTTTGACAATATGCCGTACTTTCTCTAAGCGTTCATAGCGTTCTGTCACAGAATTTGGTTCGTCACGCCAGTGAATTGCAACTGTGACAAGATAAGTCTGTAACAACATATGACCTAGCTTCTGGGCTTTAGTTGCTAGGTAATTTGAATTGTAGTCTGTCGCTTCAATCAGCAAAGGTAGGCGATCGACGACTTCTAAACCATAACCCTTCAAACCAGCAATCTTGCGCGGATTATTAGTAATGAGGCGAATTTGATGTATGCCCAAGTCCATCAACATTTGCGCGCCCATACCATAGTTGCGCAAGTCAGCAGGAAAGCCCAAGCGTTCGTTTGCTTCCACGGTGTCCAAACCCATATCTTGCAACGAGTAAGCTTTTAACTTATTAATGAGTCCGATTCCTCGTCCTTCCTGCCGCAGATAAACGACAACACCACTGCCCGCATTTTCAATCATTTTCAGAGCAGCTTGCAATTGCATCCGACAGTCACAGCGCAACGAACCTAAAGCATCACCTGTTAAGCATTCCGAGTGCATCCGCACCATTACAGGCTGATTTTCAAAAGTCGCGGTATCGCCTTTAACAATTGCGACGTGTTCAGAATTATCGAGTGTGTGGCGGTAGCCATAAATTTGGAATTGTCCAAACTGCGTAGGTAACTGAGTTACTGTTTCGCGACGAATCAAGCGATCGTGCTTCAGGCGGTAACTAATGAGATCCGCAATACTAATAATTTTTAAATCGTGGCGCTTGGCATATTCAACCAACTGTGGTAAGCGTGCCATTGAGCCATCATTGTTTTGGATTTCGCAGATCACTCCTGCTGGGTATAGTCCTGCTAAACGCGAGAGATCCACCGCAGCCTCAGTATGACCCGCCCGTTTTAGCACACCACCTTCTCTTGCCCGAATTGGGAAGATGTGACCAGGACGGCGTAAATCTTCAGGTCGTGTTTCAGAATTGATTGCTACTTGAATTGTGCGGGCGCG from Gloeocapsopsis sp. IPPAS B-1203 harbors:
- a CDS encoding aldo/keto reductase, with protein sequence MQTTKLGNTDVTISAIGLGGMPMSLSSRPPESQAIEVIHRALDLGVTLIDTADSYCKDESDKHHNERLITKALQQYKGDTSQVTVATKGGLMRPNGDWTRNGNPKHLRQTIQVSFEVLGGNKPIDVWQYHSPDPDYTIEEALIPAKEAVEVGKIRFVGVSNFSVEQIKQARDVVEIVSVQNQYNPWHRQPEFDGVLEYCEQEGLMFLPWSPLGGSRRVSRLEDIPAIAHLAKEKDVSVYAIVLAWLRAKSPCIVPIPGASKVASIEDSVRSLNVTLSASEIQQVDQAST
- the ribBA gene encoding bifunctional 3,4-dihydroxy-2-butanone-4-phosphate synthase/GTP cyclohydrolase II → MQQPQTTSNPFQFDSIEAALADLKAGRCLVVVDDESRENEGDLICAAQFATPSTINFMAVEARGLICLAMMGDRLDELDLPLMVNTIPIPESHNTPFTNQTAFTISIDAAPHLGVSTGISAEDRARTIQVAINSETRPEDLRRPGHIFPIRAREGGVLKRAGHTEAAVDLSRLAGLYPAGVICEIQNNDGSMARLPQLVEYAKRHDLKIISIADLISYRLKHDRLIRRETVTQLPTQFGQFQIYGYRHTLDNSEHVAIVKGDTATFENQPVMVRMHSECLTGDALGSLRCDCRMQLQAALKMIENAGSGVVVYLRQEGRGIGLINKLKAYSLQDMGLDTVEANERLGFPADLRNYGMGAQMLMDLGIHQIRLITNNPRKIAGLKGYGLEVVDRLPLLIEATDYNSNYLATKAQKLGHMLLQTYLVTVAIHWRDEPNSVTERYERLEKVRHIVKTHNLLLQEEARPVAIALFGKPSLTVHLGLDQANVAAPDWYHNGSHPYVEAIAHILDDLVTLPYIRQLEFLVASGSDPLANLQVQLDRQKLDVNQSPSTVCNQLETQKIYSFGEL